One window of Sphingobacteriales bacterium genomic DNA carries:
- a CDS encoding DoxX family protein, translated as MLIRKILQTDKSKTTVLIRLLVGAVFLSEGIQKFLFPAIRGAGRFEKIGLPYPEFLGSFVGFFEIVCGTFILAGFLTRLSVIPTIIIILVAIMTTKTDILVNQGFWEMLHSSRTDWSMLLGSFFLLIKGGGNWSVDQKLNQTF; from the coding sequence ATGCTAATTCGAAAAATCTTACAAACCGATAAGTCCAAAACAACAGTTTTAATCCGCTTGTTAGTCGGTGCCGTTTTTCTTTCTGAAGGTATTCAGAAATTTCTATTCCCAGCCATTCGTGGGGCAGGGCGTTTTGAAAAAATTGGACTACCCTACCCTGAGTTTTTAGGCAGTTTTGTAGGATTTTTTGAAATTGTATGTGGCACTTTTATTTTAGCAGGATTTCTGACACGCCTGTCTGTTATTCCAACAATCATCATCATATTGGTGGCAATAATGACTACAAAAACCGATATTTTAGTTAATCAGGGATTTTGGGAAATGCTGCATAGCAGCCGTACAGATTGGTCTATGTTGCTTGGCAGCTTTTTTTTACTTATCAAAGGTGGAGGGAATTGGTCAGTTGACCAAAAACTAAATCAAACATTTTAG
- a CDS encoding FMN-binding negative transcriptional regulator, producing the protein MYIPKLNLMTDHNEIVAFMQQFSFAIIITTKKDLPIATHLPFIVTEENGSIVLYSHFAKANEQWKEIENQTVLVIFSEPHAYISPKHYEKELNVPTWNYLSVHAYGQAKLVVEPDEAMNLLNNTISNFDSSYLEQWEKLPETYKTGMMKGIVGFKITVTNLQAKKKLSQNKTSVEQQNIINELKQSSNSNERQIGVFMEKEKLS; encoded by the coding sequence ATGTACATCCCTAAATTAAATTTGATGACAGACCACAACGAAATTGTCGCATTTATGCAACAGTTTAGTTTTGCAATCATCATAACAACCAAGAAGGATTTGCCAATTGCTACACATTTGCCTTTCATAGTTACTGAGGAAAATGGAAGCATCGTTTTGTATTCTCATTTTGCAAAAGCAAACGAGCAATGGAAAGAAATAGAAAACCAAACAGTTTTGGTAATATTTTCAGAACCTCATGCCTATATCTCACCAAAACACTACGAAAAAGAACTAAATGTTCCGACCTGGAATTACTTGTCGGTTCATGCTTATGGTCAGGCAAAATTAGTAGTTGAACCCGATGAAGCGATGAACCTGCTGAACAATACCATCAGCAATTTTGATTCATCTTATCTGGAACAATGGGAAAAACTGCCCGAAACCTATAAAACTGGAATGATGAAAGGAATAGTCGGTTTTAAAATAACTGTTACAAACCTTCAGGCAAAGAAAAAATTAAGCCAAAACAAAACTTCGGTCGAACAACAGAATATCATCAACGAACTAAAGCAAAGCAGCAATTCAAACGAGAGACAAATTGGTGTATTTATGGAAAAGGAGAAACTCAGTTAA
- the nhaA gene encoding Na+/H+ antiporter NhaA: MPNQKKSKRNKAPVEVWIVDPIKRFINNSTMSGIILFSSAFLALLLSNSPWHEEFHHLWEIEFSIRFGNFDITKNLHHWINDGLMAVFFFVVGLELKREIVAGELSSPKNAVLPIAAAIGGMFFPAVIYLLFNPEGDPHSGWGIPMATDIAFALGVLYLLGDRVPISLKIFLTALAIADDIGAVLVIALFYTSDINFLSLLTGAGFLTILLLANITGVRNTLFYAIIGIGGLWLAFLMSGVHATIAAVLAAFTIPVRVKVDEATFTEELSYLLEKFKEARPNNVPTVTDEQLHILEEIRDASKNALTPLQRLEHALHPVVAFIILPIFALSNGGITFTREVLTQLGSPVMLGVFFGLLLGKVIGVVGTVYTITKLKLVSLPTGMKFRHVWGAGFLAAIGFTMSLFISGLAFKDPDYIIQSKVGILSASIIASFIGYFIIRSAASK; encoded by the coding sequence ATGCCAAATCAAAAGAAAAGTAAAAGAAACAAAGCACCGGTAGAAGTTTGGATTGTAGATCCAATCAAACGATTTATTAATAATAGCACCATGAGTGGTATTATCTTGTTTTCCTCTGCGTTTTTAGCGCTCTTGTTGTCAAATTCTCCCTGGCATGAAGAGTTTCATCATTTATGGGAAATTGAATTTTCGATCCGGTTTGGAAATTTTGACATCACCAAAAACCTGCATCATTGGATTAATGACGGCTTAATGGCTGTTTTCTTTTTTGTGGTAGGGTTAGAGTTGAAACGCGAAATAGTAGCCGGTGAATTGAGCAGTCCTAAAAATGCCGTTTTACCAATTGCAGCAGCAATAGGCGGAATGTTTTTTCCGGCAGTTATTTATCTGTTGTTCAACCCTGAGGGAGACCCTCATAGTGGTTGGGGAATTCCGATGGCTACCGATATTGCTTTTGCTTTGGGGGTATTGTATTTATTGGGCGATAGAGTTCCTATTTCTCTCAAAATCTTTCTCACTGCACTGGCGATTGCCGATGATATTGGAGCGGTTTTAGTTATTGCCTTATTTTATACTTCCGATATAAATTTTTTGAGTTTGCTGACGGGTGCGGGTTTTCTAACGATTTTGTTGTTAGCTAACATAACAGGTGTACGAAACACCTTGTTTTATGCCATTATAGGAATAGGCGGATTGTGGCTTGCATTTTTAATGTCGGGAGTTCATGCAACCATAGCCGCAGTTTTAGCGGCTTTCACCATACCCGTTCGGGTAAAAGTGGACGAAGCAACATTTACCGAAGAGTTGAGCTATTTGCTTGAAAAATTTAAAGAGGCCCGTCCTAATAACGTTCCAACCGTTACTGATGAACAACTGCATATTTTAGAAGAAATCAGGGATGCTTCAAAAAATGCCTTAACACCGCTTCAAAGACTCGAACATGCCCTTCACCCGGTCGTAGCGTTTATCATTTTACCCATTTTTGCTTTGAGCAATGGTGGAATTACCTTTACAAGAGAGGTATTGACTCAATTGGGTAGTCCGGTGATGTTGGGAGTTTTTTTCGGACTTTTATTGGGAAAGGTTATTGGAGTAGTTGGAACCGTATATACAATTACCAAACTCAAATTGGTTTCGCTTCCAACAGGAATGAAATTCCGCCATGTTTGGGGTGCAGGTTTTTTAGCTGCAATCGGATTTACGATGTCATTGTTCATATCGGGTCTGGCTTTTAAAGACCCGGATTATATCATTCAGTCAAAAGTCGGGATTTTGTCTGCCTCTATAATTGCAAGTTTTATCGGCTATTTTATCATCCGATCGGCAGCTTCAAAATAA
- the ffh gene encoding signal recognition particle protein — MFENLQEKLDRAFKTLKGHGSINELNVASTMKEIRRALVDADVNYKIAKEFTDTVKNKAIGQNVLTAVSPGQLLVKIMQDELALLMGGTVSDVKLTGNPSVILIAGLQGSGKTTFSAKLANFLKTKRKKRPLLVAGDVYRPAAVEQLKILGSQIEIPVYFEEGSKNPVAIAKNAIQHAKDNKFDLVIIDTAGRLAVDEQMMNEISAVKQSTNPDETLFVVDSMTGQDAVNTAHVFNEKLDFDGVVLTKLDGDTRGGAALSIKYTVNKPIKFVSFGEKMDTIDLFYPDRMAQRILGMGDIVSFVEKAQEQFDAKQAEELRKKISKNKFDFNDFLSQLNQIRKMGNIKDLASMIPGLGKALKDVDIDDSQFKRFEAIILSMTPEERSNPDLIDPSRRRRIAAGSGNDVVEVSQFMKQFEEMRKMLKTMSKMSLSGKAMNALQFMKK; from the coding sequence ATGTTTGAAAATTTGCAGGAAAAATTAGACAGAGCGTTTAAAACCTTAAAAGGGCACGGCAGCATCAATGAACTCAACGTAGCTTCGACGATGAAAGAAATCCGCCGGGCTTTGGTTGATGCGGATGTCAATTATAAAATTGCGAAAGAGTTTACAGATACAGTTAAAAACAAAGCAATCGGACAAAATGTACTGACGGCGGTATCGCCCGGACAGTTATTGGTCAAAATCATGCAGGATGAGTTAGCCTTGTTGATGGGTGGAACCGTCAGCGATGTAAAACTGACAGGTAACCCCTCAGTGATTTTGATTGCAGGCTTACAAGGTTCGGGAAAAACGACTTTTTCGGCAAAACTGGCTAATTTTTTAAAAACCAAACGAAAAAAACGCCCCTTGCTCGTTGCCGGAGACGTTTACCGTCCGGCTGCTGTGGAGCAATTAAAAATCCTGGGTAGTCAGATAGAGATACCTGTCTATTTTGAAGAAGGCAGTAAAAATCCGGTTGCCATTGCTAAAAACGCAATTCAACATGCCAAAGACAACAAATTTGATTTGGTAATTATAGACACCGCCGGACGTTTGGCTGTTGACGAACAAATGATGAACGAGATTAGCGCAGTAAAACAAAGCACCAATCCTGATGAAACCTTGTTTGTAGTCGATTCTATGACCGGTCAGGATGCGGTTAACACCGCTCATGTGTTTAACGAAAAATTAGATTTTGACGGAGTAGTTCTTACCAAATTAGACGGTGATACAAGAGGAGGAGCTGCTTTGTCTATCAAATACACGGTCAATAAACCTATCAAGTTTGTCAGCTTTGGCGAGAAAATGGATACCATTGACTTGTTTTATCCTGACCGTATGGCTCAAAGAATTTTGGGCATGGGCGATATTGTATCGTTTGTAGAAAAAGCACAGGAACAATTTGATGCCAAACAAGCAGAGGAGCTTAGAAAGAAAATCAGCAAAAACAAATTTGATTTCAACGACTTCCTGTCACAATTGAACCAAATTCGCAAAATGGGCAATATCAAAGACTTGGCTTCTATGATACCCGGATTGGGGAAAGCTCTCAAAGATGTGGATATTGACGATTCTCAGTTTAAACGGTTCGAAGCCATCATTTTATCCATGACTCCCGAAGAAAGAAGCAATCCCGACCTGATAGACCCAAGTCGTCGTCGAAGAATTGCAGCGGGAAGCGGAAATGATGTGGTAGAAGTCAGTCAGTTTATGAAGCAATTTGAAGAAATGAGAAAAATGCTCAAGACCATGTCTAAAATGAGTTTGTCGGGCAAGGCAATGAACGCTCTTCAGTTTATGAAAAAGTAA
- a CDS encoding sulfite exporter TauE/SafE family protein, with translation MEIFIVSLLAFLFAVLTFFSGFGLGTMLTPIFMIFFPVDLAIALTGVVHFFNNIFKLLLVGRKADKEVLLRFGVPAVLAAILGSWLLLQIPDQKALFSYQLIGHSFEVYPVKLLISILIIIFASMDLIPYFSTLTFDKNKLPVGGILSGFFGGLSGNQGALRSAFLIKAGLSKESFIGTAVVVSTFVDITRLSVYATKFTKAGLGNNLLLVTFATLSAIAGAFLGNKLLKKITFRFLQVSVSILLIIVSIALGAGFI, from the coding sequence ATGGAAATCTTTATTGTTTCCCTGCTCGCCTTTTTATTCGCTGTACTTACCTTCTTTTCAGGTTTTGGATTGGGAACTATGTTGACTCCCATTTTTATGATTTTTTTTCCTGTTGATTTAGCGATTGCTTTAACCGGTGTTGTGCACTTTTTTAACAATATTTTCAAACTACTTTTGGTGGGTCGCAAAGCAGACAAAGAAGTTTTGTTGCGTTTTGGTGTCCCTGCTGTTTTGGCTGCCATTTTGGGTTCGTGGTTATTGCTTCAAATTCCTGATCAAAAAGCCTTATTTTCTTACCAATTGATTGGTCATTCATTCGAGGTGTATCCGGTAAAACTATTGATTTCTATCCTGATCATCATTTTTGCAAGTATGGACTTGATACCTTATTTTAGCACTCTAACCTTTGATAAAAACAAACTTCCTGTCGGAGGTATATTAAGCGGATTTTTTGGTGGGCTTTCAGGAAATCAGGGGGCTTTGCGTAGTGCTTTTTTAATAAAAGCCGGGCTTTCCAAAGAATCTTTTATCGGAACGGCAGTTGTAGTTTCAACTTTTGTTGATATTACTCGTTTGAGCGTCTATGCCACAAAATTTACCAAAGCAGGACTTGGTAACAACCTGCTCCTTGTAACTTTTGCTACTTTATCAGCCATTGCAGGTGCTTTTCTTGGAAATAAACTGTTAAAAAAAATAACCTTCCGTTTCTTACAGGTGTCCGTGTCTATTCTGTTAATTATTGTTTCCATTGCCTTGGGAGCAGGATTTATTTGA
- a CDS encoding Type 1 glutamine amidotransferase-like domain-containing protein — MTNHIHNFLKACCSVAWLMFSVILYGQDYTSYIVGDTGDVSATTQPVYALMGGASENDSAMVWFLEHTGGGDIVVLKTEGGDDYNNYLFSQLGVTLNSVETIVCHSPSASNDPYIINQLNNAEGVWIAGGNQATFLNYWKDTPVENTLNYLINEKQIPVGGISAGMAIMGSVVFTRESGDVVSPQALLNPYNANMLFSKDEFLQNPLLQDVITDTHYNNPDRRGRHVGFLARIAQDYGISAYGIACNEYTAVCIDSDGNAFVFGEFPAYEDYAYFIQVNCLLPNLPEVCTAGQPLTWNRNQQALLIYKVPGTVEGSYSFRLSDWETGTGGEWENWYVNNGQFYDLADAEPESCIGTNISELPFTSSFLSCFPNPATNMLTIELSEKSATFGTLRLISTNGQVLKNIVPEQHQVILDINSLNSGVYFLQYTSASANQIIQFHKQ; from the coding sequence ATGACGAACCATATTCATAATTTTCTTAAAGCTTGCTGCTCTGTTGCCTGGCTTATGTTTTCGGTGATACTTTATGGTCAGGACTATACTTCATACATAGTCGGTGATACGGGTGATGTTTCTGCCACCACACAACCGGTTTATGCGTTGATGGGAGGTGCTTCAGAAAATGATTCTGCCATGGTCTGGTTTTTAGAGCATACCGGTGGCGGAGATATTGTCGTTTTGAAAACTGAAGGTGGAGACGATTACAACAATTACCTGTTCTCACAATTAGGTGTAACCCTGAACTCTGTTGAAACCATTGTTTGTCATAGCCCCTCTGCCTCCAATGACCCATATATTATCAACCAATTGAATAACGCAGAGGGAGTTTGGATTGCCGGTGGAAATCAGGCAACCTTTTTAAATTACTGGAAAGATACTCCGGTTGAAAATACCCTAAATTATCTGATTAATGAAAAACAAATACCTGTAGGTGGAATTTCTGCCGGCATGGCTATTATGGGTAGTGTGGTTTTTACACGCGAAAGCGGTGATGTCGTCTCTCCTCAGGCACTTTTGAATCCCTACAATGCCAATATGCTTTTTAGCAAAGATGAGTTTTTACAAAACCCTTTGCTTCAGGATGTCATTACAGATACCCATTACAACAACCCCGACCGAAGGGGCAGGCATGTTGGTTTTTTGGCACGAATTGCACAGGATTATGGCATATCTGCTTATGGAATCGCATGTAATGAATATACGGCTGTTTGTATTGATTCCGATGGCAACGCCTTTGTTTTTGGTGAGTTTCCGGCTTATGAAGATTATGCTTATTTTATTCAGGTAAATTGCCTGTTGCCCAATCTGCCTGAAGTATGTACTGCAGGACAACCTCTAACCTGGAACAGAAATCAACAGGCTTTATTGATTTATAAAGTTCCCGGCACAGTTGAAGGTTCTTACTCATTCAGGTTATCTGATTGGGAAACAGGAACAGGTGGTGAATGGGAGAACTGGTATGTCAATAATGGTCAGTTTTACGATCTTGCTGATGCAGAGCCTGAATCTTGTATCGGAACCAATATATCAGAATTGCCTTTTACAAGCTCTTTCCTTTCCTGTTTTCCAAACCCTGCGACAAACATGCTGACCATAGAACTGTCTGAAAAGTCTGCTACATTTGGTACTTTACGGTTAATAAGTACAAACGGACAGGTTTTAAAAAATATAGTACCCGAACAACATCAGGTCATTTTAGATATAAATTCATTAAATTCCGGAGTTTATTTTCTGCAATATACTTCAGCAAGCGCTAATCAAATTATACAATTTCACAAACAATAA